The sequence below is a genomic window from Thermoflavifilum sp..
TGTATAACATTTACATTCGATATCTGGGAAAAGAAAAAGTACAAACACGTTTTGGTGAGTTTAATGCGATTAAAATCAAACCCTTGTTGATTGAAGGTACCATTTTTAAAGGAGGGGAAGGAATGGTCGTATGGGTAAGTGATGATCCGAATCATATTCCCGTGCGCATTGAAAGTCCCATTATTGTTGGAAGTATTAAAGCTGATATGATTGAATATAGCGGTATTCGTTATCCCTTCTCTTCACTCATCAAGGCTAATTAAAAAAAGATTTAACCAGAAAGTTTGTATATTAGTAAAACTTAAAAAGTATTGCTATGGAAGAACGTAAACCCAAAATCCTCCTGGCTGAGGATGATTCTAACCTGGGTATGTTATTGAAAAACTACCTGGAATTAAATGAGTTTCAGGTAGAGCTTGCGCGTGATGGTATTCTGGCGCTGGCGGCGTTCAGACGCGAAAAATTTGATCTATGCTTGATTGATATCATGATGCCAAACATGGATGGATTTACACTGGCCGAAGAAATTCGTGATGTAGATCCAGACATTCCCCTCTTTTTCATTTCTGCCAAAAATATGAAGGAAGATATTGTGAAAGGCTATAAGCTGGGTGCGGATGATTATATCACCAAACCCTTTGACAGTGAAGTGTTGTTGTTGAAAATTCGTGCTATCCTGAAGCGTAATCAGGAGCTGAACAGCAAAGAAAGTGAGCCGGTAGAATTTGATATAGGTAGTTTCCATTTCAATGCCCGACTACGTACGCTGGAGCGCGGCGAACAATCGCATACACTTTCGCCCAAAGAAAATGAGTTGTTGAAAATGTTGTGCGAGCATATGAATGATCTGTTACCGCGGGAAATTGCATTGAAGAAAATCTGGGGCAGCGACACGTATTTCAACGGGCGCAGCATGGATGTATATATCGCCAAGCTCAGGAAATACCTGCGGGAAGATCCTAATGTAGAAATCGTGAATATTCATGGCAATGGTTTCCGGCTGGTGGTGCGTACGCCCAAGAATGTGTCTTAGTCCGGGTCGTTGAGCGGAATATCAAGCTGAAGGGCTTTCCCGCCGTTGTTACGCTTTCTT
It includes:
- a CDS encoding response regulator transcription factor is translated as MEERKPKILLAEDDSNLGMLLKNYLELNEFQVELARDGILALAAFRREKFDLCLIDIMMPNMDGFTLAEEIRDVDPDIPLFFISAKNMKEDIVKGYKLGADDYITKPFDSEVLLLKIRAILKRNQELNSKESEPVEFDIGSFHFNARLRTLERGEQSHTLSPKENELLKMLCEHMNDLLPREIALKKIWGSDTYFNGRSMDVYIAKLRKYLREDPNVEIVNIHGNGFRLVVRTPKNVS